One Hydractinia symbiolongicarpus strain clone_291-10 chromosome 7, HSymV2.1, whole genome shotgun sequence genomic window, TGGGAATAAAACCTTTGACAAGCCAGTGTTCCAAGCAAGCGATGAAAATGATATGGTGGAAAAAGCAGTTCTTTTTACGGGCGCAGTAATTGAAGATAAAAGTGTTTTATTGTCAGAAGCTCTTAACTGTGCTGTACTAGATAGTGCTTGTTCAGCAACTGTTACCAGAGAAGATTGGCTTAAGTGTTATTTGGATTCACTAACAACAgaacaaaagtgtaaaatacAACAATCTCCCAGTGACACTGTTTTTCGATTCGGTGGTGGGGAAAGATTAAAATCCAATGGCAAAGTTAAAATACCATGTAGTATGGCTGGGAAGGAATGTGAAATTGTGACAGAGATAGTTGAATGTGATATACCTCTTCTTCTTAGTAAAACAGCTATGAAGAAAGCGGACATGAAATTAGATCTGGTAAACGACACTGCTGAAATATTTGGTACATTAGTTGATTTGCAGAATACAACATCAGGCCATTATTGCGTACCCTTGAAAGAGGATGAAGTCTGTTTATCCAACTCAATattgataaatgagcaattcaCAAGCAATTTGGACATCCCACTGCAAAACAGCAAGTTTGTTGGTTGATGCAAAACTATATGATGAAGACTGTAAGAGAATCCTGGATCAAATTGAACAGGACTGTGAAACATGcaagaagtttaaacggacACCACCTAGACCAGTGGACTCACTGCCATTAGCTACTGATTTCAATCAGTGTGTTGTAATGGATCTTAAAGAAtgggtaaaaagtaaaatatggtTGTTTTACCTCATTAATGCAGCTACTCGATTCACTTTAGCTACAGTAATTCGAAGCAAATTACCTTCTGTTATTATTGACAAAACCATGCAGTTGTGGATTGGCAATGGATTTGGTGTTCCTGGACGCTTATTAGCAGACAATGGAGGAGAATTTGCTAATGAAGAGTACCGGGATATGTGTGATAACCTAAATATTGAAGTTTTAAACACAGCAGCTTGTAGTCCATGGCAAAATGGATTGTGTGAACGGAACCATGCAATTGTAGATGATTGTTTGAGAAAGATTCTTGATGAAAACCCAAAATTATCGTTGGAAGTTGGTTTGGTCTGGGAACTTAATGCCAAGAATTCCTTGCATATGAATTCTGGTTATAGTTTCTATCAATTAGTTTTCGGACGGAATCCGAATTTGCCATCAGTGTTAAATGCAAATCCACCAGCTTTAGAGGGTGTAACCGTATCACATGTTTTTGCAAAGCATATTAATGCCCTTCATAATGCACGTAAAGCATTTATTGAAGCTGAAGCTTCAGAAAGAGTTAGAAGAGCTTTGCGTCATCAGATTCGAAGTACTATCACACAGTATTACACTGGAGAGAAAGTCTACTATAAACGTGATGATTCATTAAAGTGAAGGGGTCCTGCTAAAGTAATTGGTCAAGACAGCAAGGTTGTTTTTGTTCGGCAAGGCAGTTTGTATGTCAGAGTCCCACCTTGTCGATTAGTTAAAGTGGGTCAAGAATTTTCTGCCTCTAATCAGAACAAACTTGACAATACAGATCTTAAAGAGAACAAAGATGTAGGTGATCATCAATCAGATGTAGGTGATCATCAATCAGAAGTAGTGATTGATTTAGAGGTTGAAGAGTCAAATGCTACACCTGTGCAACAAGAACAACGTAACAGAAGTGAACATGAGGAAAATGTTTTAGATGTACCAGAAGCAGAAATGAATTTGGAAGAACAACAGGTGTCTGTTCGAAAAGAGCATGATTTTCCTAAAGTTAACAACCATGTTGAAGTGAAAATAAAAGATGTACCAGAAGGATTTTCAGCAAAAGTGATAAGTAGAGGTGGAAAAGCTACAGGGAAGTACAGCAGTTGGTACAACATAAGGAAAGAAGGTACAAATGATGAAATGTGCCTAGATTTTAAGGACGTTGAAATTTGGAAAAAAGTTGAAAGTGTCAATGTAGTTATTCTTCCAGAACATGTACATGATACTTTAGAGGCGGTTAAAGCAAAACAGAAGGAATTAGACAACTGGaaattgtttgatgttgttcgaCAGGTTCCGAATGATAAACAAAGTAAGATATCAACAAGATGGATTATCACTGAAAAAGAAGTGGATTCTTCTAAAGTTGTTAAGGCACGTCTTGTTGTTAGAGGATTTGAGGAAGAGCACAAACTGCAACGTGACTCACCAACTGCAGCTAAAGACACTCTTCGTATGTTTTTTGGAATAGCAGCCTGCAAGAATTGGAATTGTGTGGCATTAGATGTAAAGTCTGCATTTCTGCAAGGTCACACTATCGATCGTGATGTTTATGTTACACCACCCAAAGAAGCAAATGTTCCAGATGGATTCACATGGAAGCTTGTTAAAGTCGTTTACGGCTTAAACGATGCTTTAAGAAATTGGTATTTCAGTGTACGTCAGACCTTATTAAAGCTGAAGGCAGAGCAGTCCACAGTAGATAAAACACTTTTCTACTGGAAagatacagataacaatctttGTGGCATCTTTATAATGCATGTAGATGATTTTGTACTTgcaggaaataaaatttttgaagcatCTATTATGTCACAGTTGATTAAGACCTATAAGGTTGGTAAGATAGAAGAGACCAACTTTAAATACATTGGGATAAACATTTCTCAAGATGGTGGAAATATAACTATGGATCAAAAGCAGTATGTTGAATGCATTCAGGAAATACAGATTTCAAACAAACGATCCACTAGAAAGCGTGATGAACTCAATGATGACGAATTACATGAGCTTAGATCTGCAATAGAACAATTGAACTTGATAGCTACTCAAACTCGCCCAGATTTGGCTTTCGATGTGCTGGAATTAAGTGTTTCCATTAAAAATGCAAGAGTAGAGCATCTTTTGGTGGCGAACAAGgttataaagaaaatgaaagcCACTAACAATGTGTGCTTAATCTTTCCAAATATGCCAAAGTATGAATTGTGGAAGTTGGTAGTCTTTTCAGATGTGTCATATGCAAACTTACCAGATGGCGTCTCCAGTGCTGGCGGTAGTATAGTGATTGTCTTTGCAGAGGATGGGAAATGTTTCCCAATTTCTTGGTGTTCAAAGAAGATCAAGAGGGTTGTTAAGAGTACCATTGCTGCTGAAACCTTATCCTTAGTTAATGATATTGATAATGCATACTACATAGGCTGATTAATGTCACAGATTTTGTTTTCACAGAGAACAAATGAGAATTGTATTCCCATAACAGCTTATATTGATAATAAATCTTTGTATGAAAATATTCATGCTACTACTCTGGTGTCAGAAAAACGTCTTAGAATCGATATAGCAGCTATTCAACAAATGGTCAATGAAGGAAAAGTCTCTGTTCGATGGGTACCTGCATCATTACAATTGTCAGATGGAATGACCAAGCGAGGAGCATTCTTGCAGCGGTTGATGAATGTTTTAACAAATGGGAAGATTACGCTTGATTGATTACGTTATGAGCAAGTTGTTGTAGCCCCTAGGAAGATGATATGTCAGGGACAATAATTCTTGTTGTTGaacaaatcaaaaaagaaaacaaaacaaaactacattcttttatttttaaacatttcattTTGTTCAGAAGACAGTTATTGCAGAATGCTATCTCTCTTAAAAGATGGGAGAATGTTTAAGATGTTTACTATGTTTACTACTGTTATATTTTAGATTAGTTTATAATTGTGTTGTATGACTGGGGGTTTTATCTATCTCAGTAAATAAATTGATGTTAACACATTCTTCcttctaagtttttaaaacgcgatctaaaaaaccatttctattgccgttctttgttcttattttaaaaacgcaatctaaaaagcatttttatcggTGTTCTTCAttcttaaaatgcgatctaaaaaaccttCCTATTGCTGTTCttcattcttaaacttttaaaatgcgatctaaaaaagtttttctatcGCCATTCTTCGtgcttaaacttttaaatagggatctaaaaaagcatttctatcgccacttaaaaatattcgattcgtaattttatcattttctttgcAAAGTGGTTCTCGAAGCATCACTGGAAAAAAACAGGCAATCTAACTTTTACGAAAAAAAACGGTTCTCTAAGTATCACTGCAAAAAAACTGGCACTGCAAAAATCCTactgttttttacaaaaaaacggCACTTTAAGCTTTAGAACGCTTAAAGTATATACTGGTACCGTCTCTTTAAGTAATTTCCAGCTTAAAGCACCGGTAGCTCTTATACACGCCATTCGCTTTGGTTATTTAAAGAGGAGGTTAAAAGCTGACCTCATAGaagtatttaaattaatgaatggGTATGAAAATTTGAACCCTTAATGACTTTTTGGAAGTGTTTGAGAATACACTGACAAGAGGGGACACTCCAAAAAATACGGAAGTCTCATAGTATGCtggataaaagaaaatttttatttgtttctcgGGTTATTAATGAATGGAACATTTAGCCAGAGAAAGCAGTGTCTGCTACttcaataaacaatttaaataactttattcAACCACATTTCGAGACTGTTAGGGGGTTTTATACAAGTCAATGAAGACTGCCTGGCCTTAGTTCTAAAACGACCACCAATGTTGGCCTACACCGGTAAGTTATCCAGTAAGTTAGTTCATTCAGTTAACAAATATCATGTCAATATCTTACGTATCGTTGCGAAcatgccatttttaaatttaccacTTCTTTAAGCAATTTTGAGCTTAAAGAACCGGTACTACTGGTGCAATAGCAACGTCCAAACAAGTTTGATAAGTCACCCCTCCTAGGCGTACACAGACAGAGGAAACATCTCCCTATCTATTTCTCATCTCAAACAATTGACAAGGGATGTTGTTTAAAATTAGTGAGGTTAACCACATTTTAATTAGCTAGCTACCAATCTCTCCCTCTACACCCTGTTGTCAGAGCAGCTGCTAGACTGATGAAAGAGAAAACTCAAAGACATTTAGATATAAATCGCATTACCATAAATAAATAATACGTCTTTTAACATGTATTTATACAATATATAAAACCGGACAGGACAGAAGGACGCAAGAAAAAAAGACTAAAACTGATAAATGCGCATTGTGGTTCCGCCAATATGCGCCCCTCTATCTACACCTGATAACTGGAAACATTGGTGCGTATGAGCAAACCGGGACCCGCGACCCCAGAGTGAGACCCAAGACGATATTCAGAAAGAAGTACACATTTAAGGTAACCGGTCATTGTGGATAGTACATGTGTAAGTAAAATactctttttaatgttttattgtCTTTTTGAGTCAACTGTTTGTttgtatgtttgtttgtttttattatgtatGGTATACAATATTCAAAGAATAATAAAACGGGTCAGCCGCCAAAACGAGCCTTCTTTCACGTATCTATCATAACTATATGTTTCCTTATAACTACTACCGCGCATACAACTTACATAATGCATTTAGTTCTTTATTAGCGTCGCTGTTTAGGAGAGGTTGGATGTGTTAAACCAGGTCTACATTATACTGGATAGGTTTTAGTACCGATATGGAAATCTATgtggtatggttggaacaaAAAATCGTTACATGTAACATATAACGTTTTCTGGCGTTCCCATTATAATCTTTGAATTGTTTGAAACATACGTGCTTGTAAATCTATTTTAAAAACACGACGGGGAAGTGTGTCTAGACTTTCATAAGTAGTACTAGATGCCTAAAGTGATAGTTCGTCGCACTCCTACCGAGGGATTTTTTCAGAATGATTATGTGAAGGAAAAGTGGAGAAATAAATGCTGTTTCATATTTgattaaaacaatatttatgaTCAGCAACTGGCTGGACCAATCAATGTGTAACGGCTTTTTCGATTAATATACCTGTCGAACTATTAGAAGGCCCTTTGATAGATATATGTGTTTCATTGTGGAAACCCGTGTTTGGTGTAAAAAAGAGCAGAGAATTCTTTAATCTCTTCCTCAGAACAAGTTTTATGTATTTTGATGCAAAATAATCGGAAACAGGTCTAGTAACACGCCGaatgatatttaaaattgtacaTTTTTCAGGTCTGAAAACATTGACAATTTTTCTCATTCTTTTTTCGTCTGCCAGATGATAAAGTGTCAGTGCCGTAACCACAATTTTAATaataggggggggggggagctatatagaaaaattacatttttatgaaaattttaaattttagatctCTAGATTGGCGGAAAATGCCCTACTAGACGTCAACGATCTCATGgtttattattaaaatcacGATAgatatttacatatttttgtaatttagaaaAGTTGCATTGTTTGATTGGCATCgcaattttgataaaaatttcCATCAGAAACCAAAAGATAGAAAGAGATACATATTTACATTACAGGACtacaataacataaaaaatgttaaatacacTAGAAATTTTAAGGGTGATGgtactttttagaaaatttacatcgcatttggactttttaaaatgtgctgccAGCCCCCTTAAAACATTTAGTGACATTTATAGTTACCAGTAGCTACCAGCGATGGACTCTATAATTTATTGAACGTGTACTACATACTCAGGAATTCATTCAGGAATTCTAAAAACATATGCAAAggtgataaaaattatttattgatgAAAGAGGAAGCAAATCCAGCTTTTAACTCATTCTTAGATCAGAAGTCTGGTGGTGCATTTGGGTTGCCAGCAACATAgctgagttaaaaaaaaattccggaGATTGCAGCACAATTGCAAAAGGTTATGGAAAATGAAATTCCCGCTAATTTCATTTCTGCGtttttaaagagaaaatttCCTGATAAAATATCATACGGGAAAGAAAATCCAATATGGTGCAATACATTACTGTAtagttaatttatttaatttgattCCGGTTAAGCCGAAAACGTTGCTTTACTGCCAAAATATTTTacagaaagaaaatttaagtTCAAAATTATAATATATGTTTCTGTTGTTTTAGCATATGATGTAATTTACTGTTTGCGTTTTGtatgaagtttatttttatatggCTTCAATTATACTagctttagaactttgttttGTCTGCTGTTTCTATATGtcaatgactttttattatgcaatgcatacttttatacttttataCCATTGTATACCTTAACGCATTATCGAATTCTGTTCCTACCAAACATGTCACACTCCGCAAACTcagcatgtcacactccgtcTACCAAGCATGTCACACTCTGTAATGGCATACTTCGTATATTAAGCATGTCATACTACTCTGTAtactaagcatgtcacactccgtatactaagcGTCACACTCCTTATACTAaacatgtcacactccgtatactaagcatGTCACATTCCGTATAGCATATTCCGTATATAAAGCATGTCACGCTTCGTAATAGCATACTTTGTACCTTATAGCACATTCTACATATTTCGCATAGCAAATTCTGCATAACATACTCTCGGTATCTTACAAGCTGTATGCCATTTATCCGTGTATTGCAATCAAACTAATGTTCCCACACTCCGTATAGCTACAATAATCCGTATGTGTACACATGGACAAAAATGTAGGAAAATGATGTGCTTGTCTTTTTAACTTGTTCTTTatggtaattattttttatttctttccgAAATAATGTTAAACAGTCATATATTGCAAtatttcactttaaaaaaatgattgagATCACAATACTCCGTTCTTAGATACTTCTTACATAGGTCGGATATGTGATATGTACTTATGATAGATACGTGGAAAAGCACCCGCCAAGACATTGTACTCTCCATCCTGGTGATTATTGCGTGGCAAAATGTTTTTAGCGATGTTTTCTGCAGACAGGACAGGATAGGTGTCTTGCTTTGTACAGCACCCGTCAAAtattggtgaagaaataatttacttTGAATGATgaaatgatgaatgatgatctAGTCCTATATTACACTAGTGTTAACTTAGTAAACTTTACAAGTTCTTTATTATTTAGCAGTCAGGAGAACGGAAGAACGGATAATCagccttttttatatatatatatatatatatatatatatatatatatatatatatatatatatatatatatatatatatatatatatata contains:
- the LOC130648545 gene encoding uncharacterized protein LOC130648545, producing MDLKEWVKSKIWLFYLINAATRFTLATVIRSKLPSVIIDKTMQLWIGNGFGVPGRLLADNGGEFANEEYRDMCDNLNIEVLNTAACSPWQNGLCERNHAIVDDCLRKILDENPKLSLEVGLVWELNAKNSLHMNSGYSFYQLVFGRNPNLPSVLNANPPALEGVTVSHVFAKHINALHNARKAFIEAEASERVRRALRHQIRSTITQGPAKVIGQDSKVVFVRQGSLYVRVPPCRLVKVGQEFSASNQNKLDNTDLKENKDVGDHQSDVGDHQSEVVIDLEVEESNATPVQQEQRNRSEHEENVLDVPEAEMNLEEQQVSVRKEHDFPKVNNHVEVKIKDVPEGFSAKVISRGGKATGKYSSWYNIRKEGTNDEMCLDFKDVEIWKKVESVNVVILPEHVHDTLEAVKAKQKELDNWKLFDVVRQVPNDKQSKISTRWIITEKEVDSSKVVKARLVVRGFEEEHKLQRDSPTAAKDTLRMFFGIAACKNWNCVALDVKSAFLQGHTIDRDVYVTPPKEANVPDGFTWKLVKVVYGLNDALRNWYFSVRQTLLKLKAEQSTVDKTLFYWKDTDNNLCGIFIMHVDDFVLAGNKIFEASIMSQLIKTYKVGKIEETNFKYIGINISQDGGNITMDQKQYVECIQEIQISNKRSTRKRDELNDDELHELRSAIEQLNLIATQTRPDLAFDVLELSVSIKNARVEHLLVANKVIKKMKATNNVCLIFPNMPKYELWKLVVFSDVSYANLPDGVSSAGGSIVIVFAEDGKCFPISWCSKKIKRVVKSTIAAETLSLVNDIDNAYYIG